The following proteins are encoded in a genomic region of Brachypodium distachyon strain Bd21 chromosome 1, Brachypodium_distachyon_v3.0, whole genome shotgun sequence:
- the LOC104581602 gene encoding DNL-type zinc finger protein-like, whose product MTTTLLAYGFLKALPFSVSRGDPVVPPSRVSLTSSKPRALATGLRVSYRRRWLHVSACSSEVDADATELPAEATFDLKLPRRSLLVQFTCNKCDARTKRLINRVAHERGTVFLQCAGCQVYHKFVDNLGLIVEYDLREENGMNTCTED is encoded by the exons ATGACAACGACGCTTCTGGCCTACGGCTTCTTGAAGGCATTGCCGTTCTCAGTCAGTCGCGGTGACCCTGTTGTGCCTCCTTCACGTGTCTCCCTCACTTCCTCAAAGCCCAGGGCATTGGCAACAGG GTTGAGGGTTTCATACCGTCGTAGGTGGCTACATGTTTCTGCATGCTCCAGTGAGGTTGATGCGGATGCCACGGAGTTACCGGCA GAAGCCACTTTTGATTTAAAGCTTCCTAGAAGAAGCTTGCTTGTTCAGTTTACATGTAATAAATGCGATGCAAGGACCAAGCGTTTGATAAACCGGGTAGCCCATGAAAGAGGAACAGTTTTTCTTCAG TGCGCAGGATGCCAGGTGTATCACAAGTTTGTTGACAATCTTGGCCTAATTGTTGAGTATGACCTACGAGAAGAAAATGGGATGAACACTTGTACTGAGGACTGA
- the LOC100829577 gene encoding AAA-ATPase At3g50940 isoform X2 yields MASYDKAMESYKKAITTAASLEASAMLVWGVVNELVPYEVRNLLFSGMGYLRSHMSSQHTIIIEETEGWANNQLYDAARAYLATRINTDMQRLRVSRVDETKSMMFSMEEGEEMADVHEGTEFKWRLVCRDNSSASSSNGNGNGRSGNFKLEVRSFEMSFHRKHKEKALTSYLPHILAMAKKIKEQDRTLKIYMNKGESWFAIDLHHPSTFSTLAMDHKMKQSVMDDLERFVKRKEYYKKIGKAWKRGYLLYGLPGTGKSSMIAAMANYLKFDVYDLELTEVNWKSTLRRLLIGMTNRSILVTEDIDCTVELQQREEGQEGTKSNPSEDKVTLSGLLNFVDGLWSTSGKERIIIFTTNYKERLDPALLRPGRMDMHIHMGYCCPESFRILASNYHSIDHHATYPEIEELIKEVMVTPAEVAEVLMRNEETDIALEGLIQFLKRKRDGTKDGKAENAAGQMAKEEEQEEEKMTKSDVPDNQNHQDESKE; encoded by the exons ATGGCGTCCTACGACAAGGCCATGGAGTCGTACAAGAAGGCCATCACCACGGCGGCCTCCCTGGAGGCATCAGCGATGCTCGTGTGGGGCGTCGTCAACGAGCTGGTACCCTACGAGGTGCGCAACCTGCTCTTCTCCGGCATGGGCTACCTCCGCTCCCACATGTCCTCCCAGCACACCATCATCATAGAGGAGACCGAGGGCTGGGCCAACAACCAGCTCTACGACGCCGCACGGGCGTACCTGGCGACGCGGATCAACACTGACATGCAGCGCCTCCGGGTCAGCCGTGTCGACGAGACCAAGAGCATGATGTTCAGCAtggaggaaggcgaggagaTGGCAGACGTCCACGAGGGCACCGAGTTCAAGTGGCGACTCGTCTGCCGGGACAACTCcagcgccagcagcagcaacggcaacggcaaTGGCCGCAGCGGCAATTTCAAGCTCGAGGTCCGGTCCTTCGAGATGAGCTTCCACAGGAAGCACAAGGAGAAAGCCCTCACCTCCTACCTTCCTCACATCCTGGCCATGgccaagaagatcaaggagCAGGACAGGACGCTCAAGATCTACATGAACAAAGGCGAGTCATGGTTCGCCATCGATCTCCACCACCCGTCCACCTTCAGCACGCTTGCCATGGATCACAAGATGAAGCAGTCGGTCATGGATGATCTCGAGCGGTTTGTCAAGAGGAAAGAGTACTACAAGAAGATCGGCAAGGCATGGAAACGAGGGTACCTGCTGTACGGCCTGCCTGGAACCGGCAAGTCCAGCATGATTGCAGCAATGGCCAATTACCTCAAGTTTGATGTGTATGATCTCGAGCTGACTGAGGTCAACTGGAAATCCACCCTGAGGAGGTTGCTCATCGGGATGACCAACCGATCAATCCTTGTCACTGAGGACATCGACTGCACTGTTGAGCTGCAACAACGGGAGGAAGGTCAGGAGGGCACCAAATCCAATCCTTCAGAGGACAAG GTGACACTATCTGGGCTACTAAACTTTGTCGACGGGCTTTGGTCAACAAGTGGGAAGGAGAGAATAATCATCTTCACAACAAACTACAAGGAGAGGCTCGACCCTGCGCTTCTGCGCCCTGGCCGAATGGACATGCACATCCACATGGGGTACTGCTGCCCGGAGTCATTTAGAATCCTCGCCTCCAATTACCACTCCATAGATCACCACGCCACGTACCCAGAGATAGAAGAGTTGATCaaggaggtcatggtgactcCAGCAGAGGTTGCAGAAGTGCTCATGAGGAATGAGGAGACTGACATCGCACTTGAAGGTCTTATCCAGTTTCTCAAGAGAAAGAGGGATGGTACCAAGGACGGCAAAGCAGAAAATGCTG CTGGCCAGATGGccaaggaggaagaacaagaggaagagaagatgaCGAAAAGTGATGTCCCAGACAATCAAAATCATCAAGATGAAAGCAAAGAATGA
- the LOC100829577 gene encoding AAA-ATPase At3g50940 isoform X1 — MASYDKAMESYKKAITTAASLEASAMLVWGVVNELVPYEVRNLLFSGMGYLRSHMSSQHTIIIEETEGWANNQLYDAARAYLATRINTDMQRLRVSRVDETKSMMFSMEEGEEMADVHEGTEFKWRLVCRDNSSASSSNGNGNGRSGNFKLEVRSFEMSFHRKHKEKALTSYLPHILAMAKKIKEQDRTLKIYMNKGESWFAIDLHHPSTFSTLAMDHKMKQSVMDDLERFVKRKEYYKKIGKAWKRGYLLYGLPGTGKSSMIAAMANYLKFDVYDLELTEVNWKSTLRRLLIGMTNRSILVTEDIDCTVELQQREEGQEGTKSNPSEDKVTLSGLLNFVDGLWSTSGKERIIIFTTNYKERLDPALLRPGRMDMHIHMGYCCPESFRILASNYHSIDHHATYPEIEELIKEVMVTPAEVAEVLMRNEETDIALEGLIQFLKRKRDGTKDGKAENAGQMAKEEEQEEEKMMMSQTIKIIKMKAKNDVYTQCDIERLVTPTKMYRFAIIRDHFWNNKLVWCCEL, encoded by the exons ATGGCGTCCTACGACAAGGCCATGGAGTCGTACAAGAAGGCCATCACCACGGCGGCCTCCCTGGAGGCATCAGCGATGCTCGTGTGGGGCGTCGTCAACGAGCTGGTACCCTACGAGGTGCGCAACCTGCTCTTCTCCGGCATGGGCTACCTCCGCTCCCACATGTCCTCCCAGCACACCATCATCATAGAGGAGACCGAGGGCTGGGCCAACAACCAGCTCTACGACGCCGCACGGGCGTACCTGGCGACGCGGATCAACACTGACATGCAGCGCCTCCGGGTCAGCCGTGTCGACGAGACCAAGAGCATGATGTTCAGCAtggaggaaggcgaggagaTGGCAGACGTCCACGAGGGCACCGAGTTCAAGTGGCGACTCGTCTGCCGGGACAACTCcagcgccagcagcagcaacggcaacggcaaTGGCCGCAGCGGCAATTTCAAGCTCGAGGTCCGGTCCTTCGAGATGAGCTTCCACAGGAAGCACAAGGAGAAAGCCCTCACCTCCTACCTTCCTCACATCCTGGCCATGgccaagaagatcaaggagCAGGACAGGACGCTCAAGATCTACATGAACAAAGGCGAGTCATGGTTCGCCATCGATCTCCACCACCCGTCCACCTTCAGCACGCTTGCCATGGATCACAAGATGAAGCAGTCGGTCATGGATGATCTCGAGCGGTTTGTCAAGAGGAAAGAGTACTACAAGAAGATCGGCAAGGCATGGAAACGAGGGTACCTGCTGTACGGCCTGCCTGGAACCGGCAAGTCCAGCATGATTGCAGCAATGGCCAATTACCTCAAGTTTGATGTGTATGATCTCGAGCTGACTGAGGTCAACTGGAAATCCACCCTGAGGAGGTTGCTCATCGGGATGACCAACCGATCAATCCTTGTCACTGAGGACATCGACTGCACTGTTGAGCTGCAACAACGGGAGGAAGGTCAGGAGGGCACCAAATCCAATCCTTCAGAGGACAAG GTGACACTATCTGGGCTACTAAACTTTGTCGACGGGCTTTGGTCAACAAGTGGGAAGGAGAGAATAATCATCTTCACAACAAACTACAAGGAGAGGCTCGACCCTGCGCTTCTGCGCCCTGGCCGAATGGACATGCACATCCACATGGGGTACTGCTGCCCGGAGTCATTTAGAATCCTCGCCTCCAATTACCACTCCATAGATCACCACGCCACGTACCCAGAGATAGAAGAGTTGATCaaggaggtcatggtgactcCAGCAGAGGTTGCAGAAGTGCTCATGAGGAATGAGGAGACTGACATCGCACTTGAAGGTCTTATCCAGTTTCTCAAGAGAAAGAGGGATGGTACCAAGGACGGCAAAGCAGAAAATGCTGGCCAGATGGccaaggaggaagaacaagaggaagagaagatgatgatgtcccaGACAATCAAAATCATCAAGATGAAAGCAAAGAATGATGTGTATACACAGTGTGACATCGAAAGATTAGTGACTCCAACAAAAATGTATCGTTTTGCTATAATAAGAGATCATTTTTGGAACAATAAGCTAGTCTGGtgttgtgaattgtga